In a single window of the Sander lucioperca isolate FBNREF2018 chromosome 19, SLUC_FBN_1.2, whole genome shotgun sequence genome:
- the sod2 gene encoding superoxide dismutase [Mn], mitochondrial translates to MLCRVGQMRRCAATLSQTINQVAASRQKHTLPDLTYDYGALEPHINAEIMQLHHSKHHATYVNNLNVTEEKYQEALAKGDVTAQVALQPALKFNGGGHINHTIFWTNLSPNGGGEPQGELMEAIKLDFGSFQKMKEKMSAATVAVQGSGWGWLGYDKESGRLRIAACANQDPLHGTTGLIPLLGIDVWEHAYYLQYKNVRPDYVKAIWNVINWENVSERLQTAKK, encoded by the exons ATGCTGTGCAGAGTTGGCCAAATGCGCAG GTGTGCAGCCACCCTCAGCCAAACTATAAACCAGGTAGCTGCATCAAGACAGAAGCACACGCTCCCTGACCTGACCTATGACTATGGTGCCCTGGAGCCCCACATCAATGCAGAGATAATGCAGCTGCACCACAGCAAGCACCATGCAACATATGTCAACAACCTCAATGTTACAGAGGAGAAATATCAGGAGGCACTAGCAAAGG GAGATGTGACAGCACAGGTTGCCCTCCAGCCTGCTCTAAAGTTTAATGGAGGAGGCCACATTAACCACACTATCTTCTGGACAAACCTCTCTCCAAATGGTGGTGGCGAGCCACAGG GGGAGCTGATGGAGGCCATTAAGCTGGACTTTGGCTCCTTCCAGAAGATGAAGGAGAAGATGTCTGCTGCTACAGTGGCAGTGCAGGGCTCGGGCTGGGGCTGGCTGGGCTACGACAAGGAGAGTGGAAGACTGCGTATCGCTGCTTGTGCTAACCAGGATCCACTGCATGGAACTACAG GTCTCATCCCCCTCCTCGGTATCGATGTATGGGAGCATGCCTACTACCTTCAGTACAAAAATGTGCGGCCGGACTATGTTAAGGCTATCTGGAATGTCATCAACTGGGAGAATGTGAGCGAGCGTCTCCAGACAGCCAAAAAGTAG